A window from Vigna angularis cultivar LongXiaoDou No.4 chromosome 7, ASM1680809v1, whole genome shotgun sequence encodes these proteins:
- the LOC108337749 gene encoding purine permease 1: MLEKEEKRKQKKRSMKRVLLLLNSVLLALGTSGGPLVMRLYFIHGGNRIWLSSFLETAAFPLIFIPLTISHFHPTSHHSPKPNLVSIKLPLFLASAVIGILTGLDDYLYACGIARLPVSTSSLIQASHLAFTAIFAFLLVRHRFTVYSVNAVVLLTVAAVVLALRSGGDRPPGESTRQYVIGFVMILAAAALYGLVLPLMELVYKRSKQRVTYSLVMEIQLVMCFFATLFCTLGMLINNDFKVISREAKDYELGESKYYVVLVGSAIMWQFFFLGAIGVIFCSSSLFSGIIIAAFLPVTEVLGVIVYKENFEAEKGVALVLSLWGFVSYFYGEIKQDRENNKNGCPETELPQSLSPNA; the protein is encoded by the exons ATgttagaaaaagaagagaaaagaaagcaGAAAAAAAGAAGCATGAAGAGAGTGCTCCTACTACTAAACTCGGTTCTTCTAGCTCTAGGCACTTCCGGTGGCCCCCTCGTAATGCGTCTCTACTTCATCCACGGCGGCAACCGAATCTGGCTCTCCAGTTTCCTCGAAACCGCCGCTTTCCCTCTCATTTTCATTCCCTTAACAATCTCTCACTTTCATCCCACTTCTCATCATTCACCCAAACCTAACCTCGTCTCCATCAAACTGCCTCTCTTTCTCGCCTCCGCCGTTATCGGAATCCTCACCGGCCTCGACGACTACCTCTACGCCTGCGGCATAGCGCGCCTTCCCGTCTCCACTTCCTCCCTTATCCAAGCCTCGCACCTCGCCTTCACCGCCATCTTCGCCTTCCTCCTCGTTAGGCACAGGTTCACGGTGTACTCAGTCAACGCCGTCGTGCTTCTCACCGTCGCGGCGGTGGTTCTGGCGCTGCGTTCCGGTGGAGACCGTCCGCCAGGCGAGTCCACGCGGCAGTACGTGATCGGTTTCGTTATGATTCTGGCGGCTGCAGCGCTGTACGGATTGGTCCTGCCGTTGATGGAGTTGGTGTACAAACGGAGCAAGCAGCGCGTTACGTACTCTCTGGTGATGGAGATTCAGCTTGTGATGTGCTTCTTTGCTACCTTGTTCTGCACCCTTGGCATGCTCATCAATAATGACTTCAAG GTGATTTCGCGAGAAGCAAAAGACTATGAACTTGGGGAAAGCAAGTACTATGTTGTGCTGGTGGGGAGTGCAATAATGTGGCAGTTCTTCTTCTTGGGAGCAATAGGGGTTATCTTTTGCTCCTCGTCTTTGTTTTCAGGAATTATAATTGCTGCTTTTCTTCCAGTGACCGAAGTTTTGGGTGTTATTGTatacaaagaaaattttgaGGCAGAGAAAGGGGTTGCTTTGGTGCTGTCTCTTTGGGGGTTTGTGTCATATTTCTATGGTGAAATTAAACAAGACAGGGAAAACAACAAGAATGGTTGCCCAGAAACAGAGCTACCTCAAAGTCTTTCTCCCAATGCATGA